Proteins from a genomic interval of Treponema succinifaciens DSM 2489:
- a CDS encoding ATP-binding protein translates to MAIGEVFFGRKENIKAISRFFNSDNNDAALIYGRRRVGKTELIKHCLKQTKTTSIYYECKETSELNNVKSLCEIISETFGLPPLAFDTFESTLAFLYKQAAKKELILVIDEYPYIRKVVEGLDSIIQSFIDNNKSTSRLKLILCGSYVETMKSLLSEENPLFGRFDLVMNLKAMDYYESALFYKDFSDEDKVRLYSVFGGIPYYNRRIDSSKTVKQNIIDLIASPGSRFENEVQMHLKSEISKMQNAYEVFEALAKGFVRFKDILSQSQVSSSPTLADVLDKLINMDIVVKESPINDENNKKKAGYYISDQLTLFYFKYIYRNLSRLAVMESEAFYDKFIEPDFEEHYVPQAFEQICRQFLIRKNRSGELADSFEKIGKYWYDDPINHKNGEFDVVTENDNSYIFYEAKFREGKLDKNLIWNEIQQVNSTGLVCSKYGFFSKSGYKEIDESHRQQLILYKLEDLYQ, encoded by the coding sequence ATGGCAATAGGGGAAGTTTTCTTTGGAAGAAAAGAAAATATCAAAGCAATTTCAAGATTTTTCAATTCAGATAATAATGATGCAGCCCTAATTTACGGTCGTCGGCGGGTTGGCAAAACAGAACTGATTAAGCATTGCCTGAAACAAACAAAAACAACTTCTATCTATTATGAATGTAAAGAAACCTCTGAGCTGAATAATGTCAAATCCCTTTGTGAAATCATTTCAGAAACTTTTGGTCTGCCGCCTTTAGCCTTTGATACCTTTGAATCAACACTTGCTTTTCTCTATAAGCAAGCTGCAAAAAAAGAATTAATCCTTGTGATTGATGAATATCCTTATATCAGGAAAGTTGTAGAGGGATTAGACAGCATTATTCAGTCTTTTATCGACAATAACAAGTCTACTTCCAGATTAAAGCTGATTTTATGTGGCTCTTACGTAGAAACCATGAAGTCTTTGCTCTCGGAAGAAAATCCGCTCTTTGGTCGTTTTGATTTAGTTATGAATCTTAAAGCTATGGATTATTATGAATCAGCTCTCTTCTATAAAGATTTCAGTGATGAAGATAAGGTTCGCTTATATTCTGTTTTTGGCGGAATCCCTTATTACAACAGGCGCATAGATTCATCAAAGACAGTTAAACAGAATATAATTGATTTGATTGCCAGTCCCGGCAGCCGTTTTGAAAATGAAGTTCAAATGCACCTGAAATCTGAAATTTCCAAAATGCAGAATGCGTATGAGGTTTTTGAAGCTCTGGCAAAAGGATTTGTTCGATTTAAAGATATTCTCTCTCAATCACAAGTCTCAAGTTCACCAACGCTTGCAGATGTTCTTGATAAATTAATAAATATGGATATCGTTGTAAAAGAATCTCCAATTAATGATGAAAATAACAAGAAGAAAGCCGGCTATTATATTTCAGACCAGCTGACTTTATTTTATTTCAAATACATTTACAGAAATCTTTCAAGACTTGCAGTAATGGAGTCTGAAGCTTTCTATGATAAATTTATTGAACCAGATTTTGAAGAACATTATGTTCCACAGGCTTTCGAACAGATTTGCCGACAATTTTTAATCCGTAAAAATCGCTCAGGAGAATTAGCTGATTCGTTTGAAAAAATTGGAAAATACTGGTATGACGATCCTATAAATCACAAAAATGGAGAGTTTGATGTAGTCACTGAAAACGATAATTCCTATATCTTTTACGAAGCAAAATTCCGTGAAGGTAAATTAGACAAAAATCTCATTTGGAACGAAATCCAGCAGGTAAATAGCACAGGTTTAGTTTGCAGCAAATACGGATTTTTCTCTAAATCTGGGTATAAAGAGATTGACGAGTCCCATAGGCAGCAGTTGATTCTTTATAAGCTGGAAGATTTGTATCAGTAA
- a CDS encoding PD-(D/E)XK nuclease family protein gives MRKITETKNIFKVLDIGHLENYHSNMLAWLLDVNGGHHIGSTYFRNLVSGPIQKKSQKEMEETVDMDWESFSVYREFPVENDEKKGFIDIFCISEEKKCVIYIENKVESSEHSNQLQRYADFVEQEYCEKGYKALFMYFTPTGETPSDARWIKKNYRDLYDITRTAIGNIVDGKIRGIVEDYGDVLLSLFANTRDFKSCITEVNESIVAKDFSNLECAGITSMNTLYKDSSLTRFAPADTTGGYMNTTDLCYINIKMEDSQRKKGTLACVLTFTNHPKNLEEGSEFRKCFPNAGLNFRWYNAITIEEKFLNDGEKLRDFLMSNECQERLGAVVKSLLSKMKDEIKAKAL, from the coding sequence ATGAGAAAGATAACAGAAACAAAAAACATTTTTAAGGTGCTGGATATTGGCCACTTGGAAAACTATCACAGCAATATGCTTGCATGGCTTTTAGATGTTAACGGCGGCCATCATATTGGTTCAACTTATTTTAGAAATCTTGTCAGCGGTCCTATTCAAAAAAAATCTCAAAAAGAGATGGAAGAAACTGTTGATATGGACTGGGAATCATTTAGTGTGTACCGCGAATTCCCTGTAGAAAATGATGAGAAAAAAGGCTTTATCGACATTTTCTGCATTTCTGAAGAGAAAAAATGCGTAATCTATATTGAAAACAAAGTCGAAAGCTCTGAACATTCAAATCAATTGCAGCGCTATGCAGATTTTGTAGAACAAGAATATTGCGAAAAAGGCTACAAAGCGCTCTTTATGTATTTTACACCAACAGGCGAAACTCCTTCTGATGCACGCTGGATAAAAAAGAATTACAGAGACCTGTATGACATTACCCGCACAGCAATAGGAAATATCGTTGACGGCAAAATAAGAGGCATTGTGGAAGATTACGGAGATGTTCTTCTTAGTCTTTTTGCTAACACACGTGATTTTAAAAGTTGCATCACAGAAGTGAATGAAAGCATCGTTGCAAAGGACTTTTCAAACTTAGAATGTGCCGGAATCACATCAATGAATACTCTATACAAAGATTCTTCACTGACCCGCTTCGCTCCTGCAGATACGACAGGCGGCTACATGAACACAACTGATTTGTGCTACATCAATATCAAAATGGAAGACTCGCAACGAAAAAAAGGCACGCTTGCCTGTGTGCTTACATTTACCAATCACCCTAAAAATCTTGAAGAAGGCTCTGAATTTAGAAAATGCTTTCCTAACGCAGGACTGAATTTTCGTTGGTATAATGCAATCACAATTGAAGAGAAATTCTTAAACGATGGCGAAAAGTTACGGGATTTTCTTATGAGCAACGAATGTCAGGAGCGTTTAGGTGCCGTGGTAAAGAGCCTGCTTTCTAAGATGAAAGACGAAATCAAGGCAAAGGCTCTGTAG
- a CDS encoding radical SAM/SPASM domain-containing protein: MFYRLKKDTYVRNYDGIGYITSTGIFNDSVVNGTGAVLLSLLNRQPQSLDELVNKAEKIFDSANHMIIYKDAKEFYDNLVENGFVLKGKNEDELNANDIGFTYNTVLPKTIQDDFTPSIQRADTSTQEFLEKYFKDKPHLTSFQIELTSRCNERCIHCYIPHKYKLYNISDELYYSTLEQLSEMNILSVCLSGGEPMMHPHFKEFLKAAKKYDFYVTLLSNLTLLDDETVQIMKEGNVSSVQVSLYSMVPEHHDAITQLKGSFYKTRDVILKLIENDIPCHVSCPTMKANKNDFTDVLAWCNEHKIRAQTDYIMMAEYNHETENLANRLSVDEAGEVIKSIMTGDIDYQKNVLKNDFLTNMNMAQFNPERRLCGVGISTCCMVANGNVYPCPGWQEMVLGNLNEIPLQEIWDNGEKIKWLRSLKMKDLGGGECCKCDKAAFCAPCMVQNANESPTGNPLEINRHFCAVAAKNKQIVLDWRKAKLKELGHK, encoded by the coding sequence ATGTTTTATCGGCTGAAAAAAGATACTTATGTTCGAAACTATGATGGAATCGGATATATCACATCAACTGGAATATTCAATGACAGCGTTGTAAATGGAACTGGAGCTGTCTTGCTCAGCCTCTTAAATCGGCAGCCGCAATCTTTGGATGAACTTGTAAATAAGGCGGAAAAGATTTTTGATAGTGCGAACCATATGATTATTTACAAAGATGCAAAAGAATTTTATGACAATCTTGTTGAGAATGGGTTTGTTTTAAAAGGGAAAAATGAAGATGAATTAAATGCTAACGACATTGGTTTTACATACAATACTGTACTTCCTAAGACAATTCAAGATGATTTTACGCCATCAATTCAAAGAGCAGATACTTCTACGCAGGAATTTTTAGAGAAATACTTTAAGGATAAGCCACATCTGACAAGCTTTCAGATAGAACTTACAAGTCGTTGCAACGAAAGATGCATTCATTGCTATATTCCGCACAAATATAAATTGTACAATATAAGTGATGAATTATATTATTCAACATTGGAACAGTTGTCAGAAATGAATATTCTTTCTGTATGCTTAAGTGGTGGGGAACCTATGATGCATCCTCATTTTAAGGAATTTTTGAAAGCTGCAAAAAAATATGATTTTTATGTGACGCTGCTTTCAAATCTCACGCTTTTAGATGATGAAACTGTTCAGATTATGAAGGAAGGAAATGTTTCAAGCGTTCAAGTTTCACTATATTCTATGGTTCCAGAACACCACGATGCTATCACGCAGTTAAAAGGCAGTTTTTATAAAACCCGTGATGTAATTCTAAAATTGATAGAAAATGATATTCCTTGCCATGTAAGTTGCCCCACAATGAAAGCTAACAAAAATGATTTTACAGATGTACTTGCTTGGTGCAATGAGCATAAAATTCGCGCACAGACTGATTACATTATGATGGCGGAATACAATCACGAAACAGAAAACCTTGCTAACAGACTTTCTGTAGATGAGGCTGGCGAAGTCATAAAATCTATAATGACTGGTGATATAGATTATCAAAAAAATGTTCTTAAGAATGACTTCCTTACAAATATGAACATGGCACAGTTCAATCCAGAACGTCGTTTATGCGGAGTCGGAATCTCGACTTGTTGTATGGTGGCAAATGGCAATGTTTACCCATGTCCTGGCTGGCAAGAAATGGTCTTAGGCAACCTGAACGAAATACCGCTTCAAGAAATCTGGGATAACGGCGAAAAAATCAAATGGCTTCGTTCTCTTAAAATGAAAGACTTAGGAGGTGGCGAATGCTGCAAGTGCGACAAAGCAGCATTTTGTGCTCCCTGCATGGTTCAAAACGCAAACGAATCTCCTACAGGAAACCCTCTTGAAATAAACAGACACTTCTGTGCAGTTGCCGCAAAAAACAAGCAGATTGTACTTGACTGGCGAAAAGCAAAGCTGAAGGAACTGGGGCATAAATAG
- a CDS encoding amidohydrolase family protein: MPDFHFANCALTIKKAMDDVPYDGFKIHPFAQKWNLKDERTAGLAEEIFDYTEKNKKRIVIHTGVDDFCSPKLFEKYTASHKDVLVQLAHCRPLRQTVYMLDHYENVFCDSSMTNRETIAETENNGLKNRVLYGSDFPITHWREYKPDYDPTEKELSDFFILCITSPGYPAIRQVNRD; encoded by the coding sequence GTGCCGGATTTTCATTTTGCAAATTGCGCTCTTACCATAAAAAAGGCGATGGACGACGTTCCGTATGACGGATTTAAAATTCATCCGTTCGCACAAAAATGGAATTTAAAAGATGAAAGGACGGCAGGGCTTGCCGAAGAGATTTTTGACTATACGGAAAAAAATAAAAAGCGGATTGTAATTCATACTGGTGTTGATGATTTTTGCAGTCCGAAATTATTTGAAAAATATACTGCAAGTCATAAAGATGTACTTGTCCAACTTGCACACTGTCGTCCTTTGAGACAAACGGTTTATATGCTGGATCATTATGAAAATGTTTTCTGCGATTCTTCTATGACTAATAGAGAAACAATAGCAGAAACAGAAAATAATGGTTTAAAAAATCGTGTATTATACGGAAGCGATTTTCCTATAACTCATTGGAGAGAGTATAAACCTGATTATGATCCGACAGAAAAAGAACTGTCTGATTTTTTTATATTATGTATAACTTCCCCAGGCTATCCTGCGATAAGGCAGGTTAACCGCGATTAA
- a CDS encoding mobile mystery protein B, which yields MDIFEADDNSTPLTAEEKNGLKLKWITLRSELNEAEARNIAQAQLWLASNKKKDVCSDTFLRNLHKKMFCDVWVWAGEYRITERNIGVAPYQIPMKLMQLFDDLNFWIDNKTYSNHEIAVRLHHKLVQIHPFPNGNGRVSRLMADLVLQKLEGKTLYWGDTNLVDVSEVRRKYIDALRKADAGDYTDLLNFTMKK from the coding sequence ATGGACATTTTTGAAGCAGACGATAATTCAACACCTCTTACGGCAGAAGAGAAAAATGGTCTCAAACTGAAGTGGATAACACTGCGTTCGGAACTAAACGAGGCGGAAGCTCGAAATATAGCACAGGCTCAGCTCTGGCTTGCATCTAACAAGAAAAAGGACGTTTGTTCAGATACATTCTTGCGGAATCTTCATAAAAAAATGTTTTGTGATGTCTGGGTATGGGCAGGCGAATACCGGATTACTGAAAGAAATATTGGCGTTGCACCATATCAGATTCCAATGAAACTCATGCAGCTTTTTGATGATTTAAATTTTTGGATTGACAACAAAACATATTCAAATCATGAAATTGCAGTCAGGCTCCATCATAAGCTTGTTCAAATCCATCCTTTCCCAAATGGCAATGGGCGTGTTTCCCGTCTTATGGCAGATTTAGTACTCCAGAAACTTGAAGGAAAAACTCTTTATTGGGGAGATACGAATCTTGTAGACGTTTCAGAAGTACGCAGAAAATATATTGATGCTCTTAGAAAAGCAGACGCAGGCGATTATACAGATTTGTTGAATTTTACAATGAAAAAATAA
- a CDS encoding mobile mystery protein A, with protein MDARVLQIRALDKKTSDLKSAKNIVPQPSGWIKTVREAIGMTVSQLAARLGVTQPRITKMESNEDNLKLSTMKKAAEAMNCEFVYYFKPRTTFQNLVDEQAQKKAAEVLKTVNVNMALENQEIAEDEAVKDFASDLINTKIKQIWD; from the coding sequence ATGGATGCAAGGGTTTTACAAATCAGAGCTTTGGATAAGAAAACTTCTGACTTAAAGAGTGCAAAAAATATAGTTCCTCAACCTTCCGGCTGGATAAAAACAGTGCGTGAAGCAATCGGAATGACAGTGAGTCAGCTAGCTGCACGACTTGGAGTTACTCAGCCGCGAATTACAAAAATGGAATCTAATGAAGACAATCTAAAACTCTCAACCATGAAGAAAGCCGCCGAAGCTATGAATTGTGAATTCGTGTATTACTTTAAGCCTAGAACAACTTTCCAGAATCTTGTTGATGAACAGGCTCAAAAAAAGGCCGCAGAAGTTCTGAAAACCGTAAATGTGAATATGGCTCTTGAAAATCAGGAAATTGCAGAAGATGAAGCAGTAAAAGATTTTGCCAGTGATTTAATAAACACAAAAATCAAACAGATTTGGGATTAA
- a CDS encoding flavodoxin yields the protein MKIKSIILTALIAIAATSGLFAQNTKNSKTLVMYFSWGGTTEKMAKMISSSNGGELFRIEPTKDYPTSYTPCTEVVKEELDNGIFRQVKKASDFSKYDTIFVGVPVWCHTAPTLMTHFLEENKEALKGKTIIPFCTYQATYRAETLQAIVDATPTASHKEGYGTTNPNQNNVDAWLKKNRSDKMKKLILTLSLALALTMTASAKTLVAYFSFPIDSGKEALDATSGASVTIKNGRHFGNAQFIAMTVADTLGESADLFEIDTGDHYPRDYKKIFNAT from the coding sequence ATGAAAATCAAATCAATTATCTTAACTGCACTTATTGCAATTGCCGCAACAAGCGGATTATTTGCGCAGAACACAAAAAACTCAAAAACTCTGGTTATGTATTTTAGCTGGGGTGGCACAACAGAAAAAATGGCAAAAATGATTTCCTCATCTAATGGCGGGGAGCTTTTTAGGATTGAGCCGACAAAGGATTATCCAACAAGCTACACTCCTTGTACTGAAGTTGTAAAAGAAGAACTGGATAATGGTATATTCCGCCAGGTAAAAAAGGCTTCGGATTTTTCTAAGTACGATACAATTTTTGTAGGAGTTCCTGTATGGTGTCATACAGCACCAACCCTTATGACTCATTTCCTTGAAGAAAACAAGGAGGCGCTTAAGGGCAAGACAATCATTCCATTCTGCACGTATCAGGCTACTTACCGCGCGGAAACGCTTCAGGCAATTGTGGATGCAACTCCAACTGCCAGTCATAAGGAAGGCTATGGCACGACAAATCCAAATCAGAACAATGTAGATGCATGGCTCAAAAAAAATAGGAGTGACAAAATGAAAAAACTGATTCTTACTTTATCACTGGCACTTGCCCTCACCATGACGGCATCTGCTAAAACTCTGGTCGCATACTTTTCCTTTCCCATTGACAGCGGGAAAGAAGCTCTGGACGCAACAAGCGGAGCCAGCGTGACAATCAAAAACGGACGGCACTTTGGAAACGCCCAGTTCATCGCTATGACGGTCGCCGACACGCTTGGAGAAAGCGCAGACCTCTTTGAAATCGACACGGGCGACCACTATCCCCGCGACTACAAAAAAATCTTCAACGCAACATAA
- a CDS encoding cupin domain-containing protein — protein sequence MKGMKKILFALCASLSLISCAKNESQKGEIKLENKTSVQATDINGYAKKSMFAVGKPNEAFSKYFSGDSYLEVLNNSSAFVANVTFEPGCRNNWHIHHTEAQILIGVGGRGWVQIEGEAAKPLNAGEVVCIEPGVRHWHGAVKDSWFSHLSITVPKDDGSGKSGTDWLEAVSDEAYGKLD from the coding sequence ATGAAAGGCATGAAAAAAATATTATTCGCATTGTGCGCGTCTTTGAGCCTTATCTCCTGCGCAAAAAATGAAAGTCAGAAAGGAGAAATTAAATTGGAAAACAAAACTTCAGTACAGGCGACAGACATAAACGGTTATGCAAAAAAATCTATGTTCGCTGTCGGAAAACCAAACGAGGCTTTTTCTAAATATTTTAGCGGAGACAGCTATCTTGAAGTTCTCAATAATTCATCCGCATTCGTGGCGAATGTAACATTCGAGCCTGGCTGCCGCAACAACTGGCACATTCACCATACCGAAGCCCAGATTCTTATAGGCGTTGGAGGACGAGGCTGGGTTCAGATTGAAGGAGAAGCAGCAAAACCCCTCAATGCCGGCGAAGTAGTCTGCATTGAACCTGGCGTTAGACACTGGCATGGAGCTGTAAAAGACAGCTGGTTCAGCCATTTAAGCATCACTGTTCCCAAAGACGACGGAAGCGGAAAAAGCGGAACCGACTGGCTTGAAGCAGTAAGCGATGAAGCCTACGGAAAATTAGACTAG
- a CDS encoding carboxymuconolactone decarboxylase family protein, whose product MKKILSILISMAFCFSVSAKSRGDTMALDSRSKIIVEISAYIAVSNLDGLKKAMEEGLEAGLSVNEIGELCVQSYDYVGFPRSLLAEGVLTSIVKEADEKGKDLEWGEKAREVPSDLEKYEYGREKINSLFGRNAKQSRPVSTDYNSSTDIFLKEHLFTDIFYRGVLSDKERELSTATMLASLGNVNPMFTSHTQGAFKNGNSKEELEEMALIVGKLIGKKEGRNAENIVKQVTGAK is encoded by the coding sequence ATGAAGAAAATTTTATCAATTCTAATCAGCATGGCATTTTGTTTTAGCGTAAGCGCAAAATCCAGGGGAGATACTATGGCATTGGATAGCAGGAGCAAAATCATTGTAGAAATTTCAGCCTACATTGCAGTAAGCAATCTTGACGGATTAAAAAAGGCAATGGAAGAAGGGCTTGAAGCAGGGCTTTCTGTAAACGAAATTGGAGAACTCTGCGTACAGTCTTATGATTACGTAGGTTTTCCACGCAGCCTTCTTGCAGAAGGTGTTTTGACTTCGATTGTAAAAGAAGCGGACGAAAAAGGAAAGGATCTTGAATGGGGTGAGAAAGCAAGAGAAGTTCCGTCTGATCTTGAAAAATACGAATACGGCAGAGAAAAAATCAATTCTCTCTTTGGCAGAAACGCAAAACAGAGCCGTCCGGTTTCCACAGACTACAATTCTTCCACCGATATTTTCCTGAAAGAACATCTCTTTACTGACATTTTTTACAGGGGCGTTCTTTCGGACAAGGAAAGGGAACTTTCCACAGCGACAATGCTCGCATCTCTTGGCAATGTAAACCCGATGTTTACTTCACACACTCAGGGAGCCTTCAAAAACGGAAACAGCAAAGAAGAACTTGAAGAGATGGCTTTGATTGTCGGCAAACTGATCGGAAAAAAAGAAGGCAGGAATGCAGAAAACATCGTAAAACAGGTAACAGGAGCAAAGTAA
- a CDS encoding alpha/beta hydrolase, whose translation MKKTISNTVKIAALAMAASLTFAGCSKGKDALVIQKQGVFTSGGSVTEPVAGNYAPEKSWLDPTRAGNTAHIDHANTFYQIPAGKTKNPIVYLHGYGQSRTGWQTTPDGREGWSDIFLRKGYPAFLVDQPRRASAGSTSRMASAGGIDAWGEDGKSYMPGDQAWYTHFRIGLVSPERYEGSAFPAGEEAQDEFFRQMTPNTGDYDEKLFGSVLSKVLSDAKAMTGKKSIYITHSQGGRVGWQTDTENMAAIVAIEPGGTPVVGSEEYNKFLAAKIPIVIYFGDYIDNGPENIMSTGFWKNVRDTAIEFAKAYNADGGDATVVDLPKAGITGNSHFMFQETNNKEIADHIEKWLKERGL comes from the coding sequence ATGAAAAAGACAATTTCAAACACGGTAAAAATTGCCGCGCTGGCAATGGCAGCCTCACTTACTTTTGCAGGCTGTTCAAAAGGTAAAGACGCTCTTGTTATTCAAAAGCAGGGCGTGTTCACATCTGGAGGAAGTGTAACAGAACCTGTTGCAGGAAACTATGCGCCGGAAAAAAGCTGGCTCGACCCGACTCGTGCTGGAAACACAGCCCACATTGATCACGCAAATACTTTCTATCAGATTCCGGCCGGAAAAACAAAGAATCCGATTGTTTACCTTCACGGCTACGGACAGAGCAGAACCGGCTGGCAGACAACGCCTGATGGTCGCGAAGGCTGGAGCGACATTTTCCTTCGCAAAGGCTACCCTGCATTTTTAGTAGACCAGCCGCGCCGCGCTTCCGCAGGCTCAACTTCACGCATGGCAAGCGCAGGCGGAATTGACGCATGGGGAGAAGACGGAAAATCCTACATGCCGGGAGACCAGGCATGGTACACACATTTTAGAATCGGACTTGTCTCTCCAGAGCGTTACGAAGGCTCTGCTTTCCCTGCCGGAGAAGAAGCTCAGGATGAGTTTTTTCGTCAGATGACACCCAACACCGGCGACTATGATGAAAAACTTTTCGGCTCTGTTTTGAGCAAGGTTCTTTCTGACGCAAAGGCAATGACAGGCAAAAAATCAATCTACATCACCCACTCACAGGGCGGCAGAGTGGGCTGGCAGACCGACACCGAGAACATGGCGGCAATCGTTGCAATCGAGCCGGGCGGAACTCCTGTTGTTGGAAGCGAAGAATACAATAAATTCCTTGCGGCAAAAATTCCTATTGTCATCTACTTCGGCGACTACATCGACAACGGACCTGAAAACATCATGAGCACGGGCTTTTGGAAAAATGTCCGCGACACTGCCATTGAATTTGCAAAAGCCTACAATGCGGACGGCGGAGATGCTACAGTGGTAGACCTTCCCAAAGCGGGCATCACGGGCAACAGCCACTTTATGTTCCAGGAAACAAACAACAAGGAAATTGCAGACCACATCGAAAAATGGCTTAAGGAAAGGGGGCTTTAA
- a CDS encoding DNA cytosine methyltransferase → MGGKMQFTESIKFIDLFAGIGGIRKGFESACADLGIKTECVFTSEIKPHAVEVLKQNHPNETVRGDITKIETAEIPDFDFLLGGFPCQAFSAAGKRLGFEDTRGTLFFEVERILRDKKPKGFILENVEGLVNHDRQNPKDKMGRTLSTILEHLTALGYKVNWKVLNAKNFGVPQDRKRIYITGTYTDFPNLENFETNNANLSDILEKGLPVSNSKFVNLVLSNYSVKQLYGMSIKDKRGGNNNIHSWDIDYKGKTTKQEKEFLNLLLKERRKKKWAQEYGIDWMDGMPLTISMIRTFYNADNLETMLEDLVSKKYLKKEHPKKKIGNKRVQDETLPLGYNIVAGKMSYEVAKVLDPKGIAPTLVAMDMEHLFVGDGDGIRKLSLREGLRLFGYPDDFKFDVSLQDGYDLLGNTVVVPVIKQVALRVLTILTEEKKNESECA, encoded by the coding sequence TTGGGTGGAAAAATGCAGTTTACAGAATCAATAAAATTTATAGATTTGTTCGCTGGAATTGGTGGAATCCGAAAGGGATTTGAATCAGCCTGCGCAGATTTAGGCATAAAAACTGAATGTGTTTTTACCTCAGAAATAAAACCCCATGCAGTTGAAGTATTAAAACAAAACCACCCGAATGAAACTGTAAGAGGCGATATTACAAAAATTGAAACAGCAGAAATTCCTGATTTTGATTTTCTTTTAGGAGGTTTCCCTTGTCAGGCATTTTCAGCTGCAGGAAAGAGATTGGGCTTTGAAGATACCAGGGGAACTTTATTTTTTGAAGTAGAAAGGATTCTTCGTGATAAAAAGCCAAAGGGGTTTATTCTTGAAAATGTTGAAGGCTTGGTAAATCATGACAGGCAGAATCCCAAAGATAAAATGGGCAGAACCCTTTCAACTATTTTAGAACATTTAACTGCACTGGGGTATAAAGTAAATTGGAAGGTATTAAATGCTAAAAATTTTGGTGTTCCACAGGATAGAAAAAGAATTTATATCACAGGTACATATACCGATTTTCCAAACCTGGAAAACTTTGAAACCAATAACGCAAATCTCTCTGATATACTTGAAAAAGGATTGCCAGTTTCAAACAGCAAATTTGTAAATCTTGTCCTTTCCAATTATTCTGTAAAACAACTGTACGGAATGTCTATAAAGGATAAACGAGGTGGTAATAATAATATTCACAGTTGGGATATTGATTATAAAGGAAAAACAACAAAACAAGAAAAAGAATTCCTAAATCTACTTTTAAAAGAAAGAAGAAAAAAGAAATGGGCTCAAGAATATGGTATTGATTGGATGGACGGCATGCCTCTTACAATTAGTATGATTAGAACCTTCTATAATGCAGATAATCTTGAAACGATGTTAGAAGATTTAGTTTCAAAAAAATATCTTAAAAAAGAACATCCGAAAAAGAAAATTGGAAATAAAAGAGTTCAAGATGAAACCTTACCCCTTGGATATAATATTGTCGCTGGTAAAATGTCTTATGAGGTGGCGAAAGTATTAGACCCAAAAGGTATTGCCCCTACCTTGGTAGCTATGGATATGGAACATCTTTTCGTCGGAGATGGTGACGGAATCCGAAAATTGTCATTGCGAGAAGGATTACGACTTTTCGGTTATCCTGATGATTTTAAATTTGATGTTTCATTACAAGACGGATATGATTTATTGGGGAATACTGTTGTAGTTCCTGTAATAAAACAAGTTGCATTGCGTGTATTAACAATATTGACAGAGGAAAAAAAGAATGAAAGTGAATGCGCTTAA